From the genome of Pseudomonadota bacterium, one region includes:
- the ppcD gene encoding phenylphosphate carboxylase subunit delta, with amino-acid sequence MEQAENIKLVILDVDGVMSDGRIVIDDNGVEQRNFDIKDGFGVVALQMSGIECAIITSKKSGAVRHRAQELKIARFYEGIKKKTEPYEEMLKDKGIADAEVCYVGDDLVDLKMMKRVGLPVAVADAVDEVRAAAVYITKARGGYGAVREVAEMILKTQGKWEKILEKVG; translated from the coding sequence ATGGAGCAGGCAGAGAATATCAAGCTGGTGATTCTCGATGTCGATGGCGTCATGAGCGACGGCCGCATTGTCATCGACGACAACGGTGTCGAACAGCGCAATTTCGACATCAAGGATGGTTTTGGTGTCGTGGCCTTGCAGATGAGCGGCATCGAATGCGCCATCATCACATCAAAAAAATCGGGAGCAGTGCGCCACCGCGCGCAGGAGTTGAAGATCGCCCGCTTTTATGAAGGTATCAAAAAGAAAACCGAACCCTACGAAGAGATGCTCAAAGACAAAGGCATCGCTGATGCCGAAGTCTGCTACGTGGGCGACGATCTTGTTGATCTCAAGATGATGAAGCGCGTCGGCCTGCCCGTTGCGGTGGCTGATGCGGTCGACGAAGTGAGAGCGGCGGCGGTCTATATCACCAAAGCGCGTGGCGGCTACGGTGCCGTGCGCGAAGTGGCCGAGATGATTCTAAAGACGCAAGGTAAGTGGGAAAAGATTCTGGAAAAGGTTGGCTAA
- the ppcA gene encoding phenylphosphate carboxylase subunit alpha, producing the protein MLLKTGDAVAIEQEVDWDNEAGAIVRRACELGAPAPYMKKIKDYPGNSYFGAPLSTYRRMAVSLGMSPDSTLPEISTEYLRRTNSDPIEPVVIERSAAPCKENVWMGDDVDLTKLPVPLVHEGDGGRYIGTWHAVVTKHPIRGDYNWGMYRQMMYDSRTMCGAVFPFSDLGKTLNDYYLPRGEAMPFATAIGLSPLAAMAACAPSPIPEPELTGMLGGKPVELVKCETNDLLVPANAEIILEGVITPDVMVEEGPFGEYTGYRTSPRMPRVTFRVNCVTFRNNATMTISNMGVPMDEGQLLRSFSLGLELDKLLRSQGIPITGVYMHPRSTHHMMIVGVKVTYAGVAQQIAQLAFGSKLGPWFHMVMVVDDSIDIYNWDEVYHAFCTRCNPERDIHIYKNTTGTSLYPHASPHERAYSIGSKVSFDCTWPVDWHKINDVPTTVSFKNVYPQEIQDRVTSNWEAYGYPPVK; encoded by the coding sequence ATGTTGTTGAAGACCGGTGATGCGGTCGCCATCGAGCAGGAGGTCGATTGGGACAACGAGGCAGGGGCGATTGTGCGGCGAGCGTGCGAGCTGGGCGCGCCTGCCCCCTACATGAAAAAAATCAAGGACTATCCCGGCAACAGCTATTTCGGCGCGCCGCTGTCCACCTACCGGCGGATGGCCGTCTCATTGGGCATGTCGCCCGATTCGACACTGCCGGAGATCTCCACGGAGTATCTGCGCCGTACCAACAGCGATCCTATCGAACCGGTGGTGATCGAACGCAGTGCCGCTCCCTGCAAAGAGAACGTGTGGATGGGCGACGATGTGGACCTCACCAAGCTGCCCGTGCCGCTGGTGCACGAAGGCGACGGTGGCCGCTACATCGGCACCTGGCATGCGGTAGTGACCAAGCACCCGATTCGCGGGGATTACAACTGGGGCATGTACCGCCAGATGATGTACGACTCGCGCACCATGTGCGGCGCGGTCTTTCCCTTTTCCGATCTGGGCAAGACGTTGAACGACTACTACCTGCCGCGCGGCGAGGCGATGCCTTTCGCCACCGCCATCGGCTTGTCGCCGCTGGCCGCCATGGCAGCCTGTGCGCCGTCACCGATTCCGGAGCCTGAGTTGACCGGCATGCTCGGTGGTAAGCCGGTGGAGCTGGTGAAGTGCGAAACCAACGACCTGCTGGTGCCGGCCAACGCCGAAATCATTCTCGAAGGCGTGATCACGCCGGACGTGATGGTGGAGGAGGGTCCGTTCGGCGAGTACACCGGTTACCGCACCTCGCCGCGTATGCCGCGCGTTACCTTCCGCGTCAATTGTGTCACCTTCCGCAACAACGCGACCATGACCATCTCCAACATGGGCGTACCCATGGACGAGGGGCAGTTGCTGCGCTCCTTCTCGCTGGGTCTGGAACTGGACAAGCTGCTGCGCAGTCAGGGCATTCCCATCACGGGCGTCTACATGCACCCGCGCTCCACGCATCACATGATGATCGTCGGCGTGAAGGTGACCTACGCGGGAGTCGCGCAGCAGATCGCGCAGCTCGCCTTCGGCAGCAAGCTGGGGCCGTGGTTCCACATGGTGATGGTGGTGGATGACAGCATCGATATCTACAACTGGGACGAGGTGTACCACGCCTTCTGTACCCGTTGTAATCCGGAGCGTGACATTCACATCTACAAGAACACCACCGGAACCTCGCTGTACCCGCATGCCAGCCCGCATGAGCGTGCCTATTCGATCGGTTCGAAAGTATCGTTCGACTGCACCTGGCCGGTGGATTGGCACAAGATCAACGACGTACCGACTACGGTCTCTTTCAAGAACGTCTACCCGCAAGAGATTCAGGATCGCGTAACCAGCAACTGGGAAGCCTACGGCTACCCACCGGTCAAGTAA
- a CDS encoding phenylphosphate carboxylase subunit gamma codes for MNKWETFVMELDELPEDCDLELTIRTLNDGLDKYTYKRVKARVSTDTAKFGDSLQVRFGRGQLAKERFSINVLKEIQRFPEKYL; via the coding sequence ATGAATAAGTGGGAAACCTTTGTGATGGAGCTCGACGAACTGCCGGAGGACTGCGATCTCGAGTTGACCATACGCACGCTCAATGACGGGCTGGACAAGTACACCTATAAGCGCGTCAAGGCGCGGGTGTCGACTGATACCGCCAAGTTCGGCGATTCGCTGCAGGTTCGCTTCGGTCGCGGTCAATTGGCCAAGGAGCGTTTTTCCATCAATGTGCTGAAGGAGATTCAGCGTTTTCCTGAGAAATATCTCTGA
- a CDS encoding UbiD family decarboxylase, with amino-acid sequence MAYTDLRQFLSDLGTDLVRVKESVDPRFEVAAVLKALGDQHPAVMFSNVRGYAGASICGNLLGKRSRLARAFGTTAEKLAAVYLERKGRGIATVDCHGKAPVKEVIKRDPDDLLALLPILTHYEKDAAPFITSGVVLAKDPATGRRAMGIHRMMVHGGNRLGVFLANPPLSQFLENAEKEGKPLEVAVALGLEPATLVAAVVKAGSTGPDKLEIAGALRDEPVELVRAESVEIDVPAHAEIVIEGKVLPGVRMKEGPFGENTGYYFTNESPVIEISAVTHRDGFVYPGLCPWTADVDSLLSLAAGTELLWQLQRHVGAVADLEMLGGTIGFSAVISVGRCSTSEVRRLIQLALSLDKRLKSVTVVDDDVDIRDPREVAWAMATRYQPSRDTLTIDRTEPYVIDPSAVALGCGSKIGFDATKGTGPEYEKVVIPKDARSRAQTLLAGIVQAPTC; translated from the coding sequence ATGGCTTACACGGATTTGCGGCAATTCTTATCCGATCTGGGAACCGATCTGGTACGGGTGAAAGAGAGTGTCGATCCTCGCTTTGAGGTCGCCGCGGTTCTTAAGGCATTGGGGGATCAGCACCCCGCCGTCATGTTTTCGAACGTGCGGGGTTATGCGGGCGCCAGCATATGCGGCAACCTGCTGGGCAAGCGCAGTCGCCTGGCCAGAGCATTTGGTACCACGGCCGAAAAGCTTGCGGCGGTCTATCTGGAACGAAAAGGGCGCGGGATAGCGACGGTCGATTGTCATGGTAAGGCGCCGGTGAAGGAGGTGATCAAGCGGGATCCCGATGACCTTCTCGCACTGTTGCCCATTCTGACGCACTACGAGAAGGACGCGGCGCCCTTTATCACGTCGGGCGTGGTCCTGGCGAAAGATCCGGCAACCGGACGCCGTGCAATGGGGATACACCGGATGATGGTGCACGGAGGTAATCGTCTGGGTGTATTCCTCGCCAATCCTCCCTTGTCTCAATTCCTGGAGAACGCGGAAAAAGAGGGAAAACCACTGGAAGTGGCGGTAGCCCTTGGCCTGGAGCCTGCCACGTTGGTGGCCGCTGTCGTAAAGGCGGGTTCAACAGGACCGGACAAGCTTGAGATTGCAGGTGCGCTACGCGACGAACCTGTGGAGCTGGTGCGCGCGGAATCCGTCGAGATTGATGTTCCGGCGCACGCTGAAATCGTCATCGAGGGGAAAGTACTGCCGGGCGTACGGATGAAAGAAGGGCCTTTCGGCGAAAATACCGGTTATTACTTTACCAACGAAAGCCCGGTTATCGAGATTTCCGCCGTCACCCACCGCGATGGTTTCGTCTATCCGGGATTGTGTCCCTGGACAGCCGATGTAGATTCCCTGTTGTCACTGGCGGCCGGTACGGAACTGTTGTGGCAGTTGCAACGTCATGTTGGCGCCGTTGCGGATCTGGAGATGCTCGGTGGGACGATCGGTTTTTCCGCAGTCATCTCCGTGGGCCGCTGTTCAACCAGCGAAGTACGCAGACTGATTCAGTTGGCGTTGTCTCTGGATAAGCGATTGAAGTCGGTTACCGTCGTTGACGACGATGTGGATATACGTGATCCCCGAGAAGTCGCCTGGGCGATGGCGACTCGCTATCAACCGAGCAGGGATACCCTGACAATCGACAGGACCGAACCTTACGTAATCGACCCATCAGCGGTTGCACTCGGCTGCGGTTCGAAAATCGGTTTTGACGCCACAAAAGGGACGGGACCAGAGTACGAAAAGGTCGTCATACCCAAGGATGCAAGGTCGCGGGCGCAGACTCTGCTGGCGGGAATCGTTCAGGCGCCGACATGTTGA
- a CDS encoding DUF120 domain-containing protein, producing the protein MLTVETILQAETLSLSGVVSSGLGEGCMFTSLPWAASEFERKLGFIPYPGTFNLTMTGKKWERGRKRMLTEPGIAIEPATGFCDAKCFWVVIGEQVAGAVVIPDISEYPNDKLEILCPVPVRRTLAASDGHEVSIKVALDVNHRCDRDVPQVASGALGGGQ; encoded by the coding sequence ATGTTGACTGTAGAGACCATTCTTCAAGCCGAGACTCTGAGTTTGAGCGGAGTGGTCAGCAGTGGTCTGGGTGAGGGCTGTATGTTCACCAGTCTGCCCTGGGCGGCCAGCGAGTTCGAGAGGAAACTGGGTTTCATTCCTTACCCGGGAACATTCAACCTGACCATGACCGGCAAAAAGTGGGAACGGGGAAGGAAACGTATGCTCACAGAACCGGGTATCGCCATTGAGCCCGCGACCGGATTCTGCGATGCGAAATGCTTTTGGGTCGTGATCGGCGAGCAGGTCGCCGGTGCTGTGGTCATCCCGGATATCAGCGAGTATCCCAACGACAAACTGGAGATTCTTTGCCCGGTTCCGGTTCGCAGGACATTGGCCGCGAGTGACGGTCACGAGGTATCGATAAAGGTAGCGCTCGACGTAAATCACCGGTGCGATCGGGATGTTCCCCAAGTGGCCAGTGGGGCATTGGGGGGAGGGCAATGA
- a CDS encoding NUDIX domain-containing protein, whose protein sequence is MRDRTSESGAALQTCQKPAYYLRGAHLAGGPQSFRTRIRPGGTSNFVGPNRKSVVADYASCAQCMRYRSAALLGRQPPGRCSDCGCSLTRESVALALIEHRKRLVLIKRTKAPLAGYWAPPAGHVEMGETVPQAVIREAREESGLEITLDGMVGIYTEQRLSGADSHMVITAFNSHSVNGDPVAGDDAGDIALFARGKLPQQPPPRQGTATDYWVYGVIQRLTANWR, encoded by the coding sequence ATGAGAGACCGGACATCGGAATCGGGCGCCGCTCTTCAGACGTGTCAGAAGCCGGCGTATTACCTGAGGGGCGCTCATTTGGCCGGTGGGCCGCAATCCTTTCGCACCCGAATCCGACCCGGGGGCACCTCTAACTTTGTCGGGCCCAACCGCAAATCGGTTGTGGCGGACTATGCCTCTTGTGCCCAGTGCATGCGTTACAGAAGTGCCGCGCTGCTCGGCAGACAACCCCCTGGACGGTGCAGTGATTGCGGGTGTTCCCTGACTCGGGAATCGGTCGCCTTGGCACTCATCGAGCACCGCAAGCGATTGGTGCTTATCAAAAGAACGAAGGCACCACTGGCGGGATATTGGGCACCACCCGCAGGCCATGTGGAGATGGGAGAAACAGTGCCGCAGGCAGTGATCAGGGAAGCGCGGGAAGAGAGCGGGCTGGAGATAACACTGGATGGAATGGTGGGTATCTATACCGAGCAACGTCTGTCGGGTGCGGACTCGCACATGGTCATCACGGCCTTCAACAGCCACTCGGTAAATGGCGATCCCGTGGCCGGAGATGATGCAGGAGACATCGCCCTTTTTGCGCGCGGCAAACTGCCTCAGCAACCGCCGCCCAGGCAGGGTACAGCAACAGATTACTGGGTCTACGGAGTCATTCAGAGATTGACCGCAAACTGGCGCTAG
- a CDS encoding phenylacetate--CoA ligase family protein: protein MIYFDEQTETMPREQLHELQLRKLQAMLNELWEKNLFYTRKWRAVGVKPADITSLEHLSKLPLTTKHELMSDQELNGPFGNNLTYPIDSYSRFHQTSGTTGVPLKVPDTADGWNWWGRCWGHVLAGAGLTSSDRLFMAFSFGPFVGFWAAVEGARQIGAMMIPGGGRDSLQRLELMRDAGATALACTPTYALRLAEVARETGFDLSSIPIKATVHAGEPGANVPSTKQRIEQLWNAKCFDHAGATEVGAHSFECYAQPGGTHLIESEYIAEVIDPETGDPVAPGERGELVITNLGRLGYPVIRYRTGDVVRVNLDKCVCGRTSLRFEGGILCRADDMVTVRGVNVYPSAVENIIRKFDEVDEFRVTVSKHKHMDEMQVEIEFIVGAQPEIAETIAERLSSMLAFRPKVVLVPRNTLPRFELKAKRFYVNAA, encoded by the coding sequence ATGATCTATTTCGATGAGCAGACAGAAACGATGCCACGCGAGCAGCTGCACGAGTTGCAGTTGCGAAAACTCCAGGCGATGCTGAATGAGTTGTGGGAGAAAAATCTATTCTATACCCGGAAATGGCGAGCCGTAGGTGTAAAGCCTGCTGATATCACATCTTTGGAGCATTTATCCAAACTGCCGCTGACGACCAAGCACGAGTTGATGAGCGATCAGGAGCTCAATGGCCCTTTCGGGAACAACCTTACCTATCCCATCGACTCCTATTCCCGGTTCCATCAGACATCTGGAACGACCGGTGTACCGTTGAAAGTGCCGGATACCGCTGACGGGTGGAACTGGTGGGGGCGTTGTTGGGGACATGTGCTGGCAGGTGCCGGGCTGACCTCTTCTGACCGACTCTTCATGGCCTTTTCCTTTGGGCCGTTCGTCGGGTTTTGGGCAGCGGTTGAGGGTGCAAGACAGATAGGCGCGATGATGATACCCGGCGGTGGGAGGGATTCCCTCCAACGGCTGGAGCTGATGCGGGATGCCGGAGCGACCGCTTTGGCGTGTACGCCAACCTACGCTTTACGGCTTGCCGAGGTGGCGCGTGAAACGGGATTCGATCTGAGCAGCATTCCGATCAAAGCAACGGTGCATGCCGGTGAACCAGGTGCAAATGTGCCTTCCACGAAGCAGAGAATAGAGCAGTTGTGGAATGCCAAGTGTTTCGATCACGCCGGTGCTACCGAGGTGGGGGCGCACTCCTTTGAGTGCTACGCCCAACCGGGAGGCACACATCTTATCGAAAGTGAATACATCGCTGAAGTTATTGATCCGGAAACCGGGGATCCCGTGGCACCCGGCGAACGTGGCGAACTGGTGATAACCAATCTTGGGCGGTTGGGTTACCCGGTCATTCGGTACAGAACGGGAGACGTGGTGCGCGTCAATCTGGATAAGTGTGTGTGCGGGAGAACTTCGCTGCGCTTCGAGGGCGGGATACTGTGCCGCGCTGATGATATGGTGACGGTACGCGGTGTGAACGTGTATCCAAGCGCCGTCGAGAACATAATCAGAAAGTTCGATGAAGTGGATGAGTTTCGGGTGACGGTCAGCAAGCACAAACACATGGACGAGATGCAAGTGGAGATCGAGTTTATCGTGGGTGCGCAACCGGAGATTGCGGAGACTATTGCGGAAAGGCTGAGCTCCATGCTGGCGTTTCGCCCCAAGGTGGTTTTGGTGCCGCGTAATACGCTTCCACGCTTCGAGCTGAAAGCAAAGCGTTTTTACGTCAATGCGGCGTAA
- a CDS encoding CBS domain-containing protein, translating into MKVTNWMQPNPRTITSDALVSEAKRILSENNLRALPVVDDGELRGLITRASCLRATEFVTRTQDVNEFDYLVNRLKVKDLMVRRPATVKATDTMEHVLQKGQTLKIGQFPVLEGDQVVGLISATEVFKLAAIFLGVFEKWSGITLAPIEIEPGTVGRIAAIAEGAGAIVHSIYPIGQEVAGGPKRVILRFKCTACEKVDEVVSAFEGAGYKVLEFDAELQKNIEHG; encoded by the coding sequence ATGAAAGTCACCAACTGGATGCAACCAAATCCAAGAACCATCACCAGCGATGCGCTGGTCAGTGAGGCGAAACGGATTTTAAGCGAAAACAATTTGCGTGCGCTGCCAGTGGTCGACGACGGAGAACTGCGAGGTCTGATTACGCGCGCGAGCTGTTTGCGCGCGACTGAATTCGTCACCAGGACGCAGGACGTCAACGAGTTCGACTATCTGGTAAACCGGCTCAAAGTCAAAGACCTCATGGTGCGCCGTCCGGCCACCGTTAAGGCCACCGATACGATGGAGCATGTGCTGCAAAAGGGACAGACACTGAAAATAGGGCAGTTCCCGGTGCTTGAAGGAGATCAGGTGGTAGGATTGATTTCAGCAACCGAAGTGTTCAAATTGGCTGCGATTTTCCTTGGTGTCTTTGAAAAATGGAGCGGAATCACATTGGCTCCTATAGAAATAGAGCCAGGAACCGTTGGCCGAATTGCCGCCATCGCCGAGGGCGCTGGCGCAATCGTACACTCGATCTATCCGATTGGTCAGGAAGTTGCTGGTGGTCCGAAGCGAGTCATACTTCGGTTTAAATGTACCGCCTGCGAGAAGGTGGATGAAGTGGTATCGGCATTCGAAGGGGCGGGGTATAAAGTACTGGAGTTCGACGCCGAGCTGCAGAAAAATATCGAGCATGGCTGA
- a CDS encoding UbiX family flavin prenyltransferase: MSLPLVVAITGATGVIYGIEVLKALKAANVPTHLVLSESAIRNITLETDYSLDTVRSLADRVHNNKDIGAAVASGSFRARGMIVAPCSIKTLSAVANSFNYNLVVRAADVTLKERRPLVLMVRETPLHKGHLDLMSKVADLGGMILPPMPAFYHAPQTIMDIIHQSVGKALDLVGVEHTLFERWTGDMPGKKSMPVTGSE, translated from the coding sequence ATGAGTTTGCCCTTGGTCGTAGCAATTACCGGCGCAACCGGTGTCATATATGGCATTGAGGTCTTGAAGGCACTCAAGGCTGCAAATGTACCCACTCATCTCGTTCTCAGTGAATCGGCGATACGGAACATCACTTTGGAAACGGACTATTCGCTGGATACCGTGCGGTCGCTGGCAGATCGGGTTCACAACAACAAGGATATAGGCGCCGCGGTTGCCAGTGGTTCATTCCGGGCGCGTGGGATGATTGTGGCCCCCTGCAGCATCAAGACGCTTTCGGCCGTTGCCAATTCTTTTAACTACAATCTCGTGGTTCGCGCGGCAGATGTGACGCTCAAAGAACGCCGACCATTGGTGTTGATGGTGCGTGAGACTCCATTGCACAAAGGACATCTCGACCTCATGAGCAAGGTTGCGGATCTCGGCGGCATGATACTTCCGCCTATGCCGGCCTTTTATCACGCGCCTCAGACGATCATGGATATCATTCACCAGAGCGTGGGCAAAGCACTGGATCTGGTTGGGGTGGAACATACGCTGTTCGAGCGATGGACAGGCGATATGCCAGGCAAGAAGTCCATGCCTGTGACCGGTTCCGAGTAA
- a CDS encoding serine/threonine protein phosphatase, with translation MDRRYARQEVHACDRFRVSAEMHPPARDWWVPEGSIIYVIGDIHGRVDLLDALLERIADDEGQRGTTQRCLVFLGDYIDRGPASREVIDRLLNDPLPTFHKEFLLGNHEQVMLRYLNGDLRVARHWLQKGGLQAVSSYGLDVALENLTDDKALESLRKAIKQAIPNRHMDFYQHLKSSHREGDYYFAHAGVLPGVPLEQQTVRDLVWIRGRFHRSVVDHGVRVVHGHEVVPRVEVRTNRIGIDTGAYRTGVLTCLVLNANTIRFLQTGQRGAPDSEQSRLDLSSA, from the coding sequence ATGGACAGGCGATATGCCAGGCAAGAAGTCCATGCCTGTGACCGGTTCCGAGTAAGCGCAGAGATGCACCCGCCCGCTCGCGACTGGTGGGTACCCGAAGGCAGCATCATCTACGTCATCGGGGACATTCACGGTCGGGTCGATCTGCTCGATGCGCTACTGGAGCGCATTGCTGACGACGAGGGTCAGCGTGGGACGACACAAAGATGCCTGGTGTTTCTGGGTGACTATATTGACCGTGGCCCCGCTTCAAGAGAAGTAATTGATCGACTTCTCAATGATCCGCTACCCACCTTCCACAAAGAGTTTTTGCTGGGCAATCACGAACAAGTCATGCTGCGCTACCTGAATGGGGATCTGCGGGTGGCGCGTCACTGGCTGCAAAAGGGCGGCTTGCAGGCTGTGAGTTCCTACGGTCTGGATGTTGCGCTGGAAAATTTGACTGATGACAAAGCTTTGGAATCACTGAGAAAGGCGATTAAACAAGCCATTCCGAATCGGCACATGGATTTTTATCAGCATCTGAAGTCCAGCCACAGAGAGGGTGATTACTATTTTGCCCATGCGGGAGTATTGCCCGGGGTGCCTTTGGAGCAGCAAACGGTACGAGATCTGGTGTGGATACGTGGGCGTTTTCATCGTTCTGTTGTCGATCACGGCGTCAGGGTCGTTCATGGTCACGAGGTGGTGCCGAGAGTGGAAGTGCGAACCAACCGGATAGGAATCGACACGGGTGCGTATCGCACCGGGGTACTTACCTGCCTCGTGCTGAATGCGAACACGATCCGATTTCTGCAGACAGGTCAGCGGGGTGCTCCTGATTCCGAGCAAAGTCGGCTCGATCTCAGTTCAGCGTAG
- a CDS encoding AAA family ATPase codes for MPDIGDLAERLRFSLRDGQIWLDTQRVALIHLSTLTTLRRELIENLGIEDARGCLARMGYASGCRDAALARKLRPHCSVKDALLVGPQLRAIQGVISLQPVQLEADLEKGTFFGEFTFSGSFEADAQIADFGLSNVPSCWMQVGYASGYISTFMGRDVVFKEIECRASGSQSCRMIGKPLPLWDDIEEELVALRLDKGSTHALSRGKASKTRTAPGSRDDVADCAMLSHGIVGNSSGLVVVCEMLRKVANTDATVLFLGETGVGKGMFAKMLHRMGKRSDKPFIAVNCAAIPENLVESELFGVEKGAFTGASQSRPGRFERANGGTLFLDEVGTLTMAAQIKLLRSIQEQEIERVGDTITRKINVRIIAATNVDLKEAVDQGTFRDDLMFRLNVFPVRIPPLRERREDIPPLMDFFLDKFSTLHGKEVTGFTSRAMDALYDYNFPGNIRELENLIERAVILAEDGQAIDLSHLFAPEDLQASMVLKLNSTGNLEQRQSPAIASRSDISEVMETMLSDGISIEDFEHRLMEKAVELADGKLSRAARMLGITRPQLAYRLKKHQESTLN; via the coding sequence GTGCCGGATATTGGTGATTTGGCCGAACGTCTGCGGTTTTCGCTGCGGGATGGACAGATCTGGCTCGACACGCAACGCGTGGCCCTCATCCATCTCTCCACGCTGACAACTCTTCGCCGCGAATTGATCGAGAACCTTGGCATCGAGGATGCGCGTGGTTGTCTTGCCCGCATGGGATACGCATCGGGTTGCCGCGATGCCGCGCTGGCCCGCAAGCTCCGCCCGCACTGCAGTGTGAAGGATGCGCTCCTCGTCGGGCCGCAGCTCCGCGCTATCCAGGGGGTCATCTCCCTGCAACCGGTGCAATTGGAAGCGGATCTCGAAAAGGGCACCTTTTTTGGAGAATTCACCTTTTCCGGATCGTTTGAAGCGGACGCACAAATCGCTGATTTTGGTCTGTCGAACGTTCCGAGTTGCTGGATGCAGGTGGGTTACGCTAGCGGTTACATCAGCACCTTTATGGGCAGGGATGTTGTGTTCAAGGAGATCGAGTGTCGCGCATCGGGAAGTCAGTCGTGCCGGATGATCGGAAAACCATTGCCGCTATGGGACGACATCGAAGAAGAACTGGTGGCATTGCGACTCGACAAAGGAAGCACACACGCGCTCTCTCGCGGAAAAGCGTCCAAAACCCGCACCGCGCCGGGCTCGAGAGACGATGTCGCGGATTGCGCCATGCTTTCTCATGGCATAGTCGGGAATTCATCCGGGCTTGTCGTAGTCTGCGAAATGTTGCGCAAAGTGGCCAACACCGATGCCACGGTGCTCTTTCTTGGTGAAACAGGCGTTGGCAAAGGGATGTTTGCCAAGATGTTGCATCGCATGGGCAAACGCTCCGACAAACCTTTTATTGCCGTCAACTGTGCGGCCATTCCCGAAAATCTGGTCGAGTCCGAACTTTTCGGCGTCGAGAAAGGCGCGTTCACCGGCGCCAGCCAATCACGACCGGGGCGCTTCGAACGTGCCAACGGCGGAACGTTGTTTCTTGACGAGGTCGGAACGTTGACGATGGCGGCCCAGATAAAACTGCTGCGCTCCATTCAGGAGCAAGAGATCGAGCGCGTGGGCGATACCATCACTCGAAAGATCAACGTTCGCATCATCGCCGCCACCAATGTCGATCTGAAAGAGGCGGTCGACCAAGGCACATTCCGTGATGACCTGATGTTCAGGCTCAATGTGTTTCCCGTTCGAATCCCTCCGCTGCGGGAACGCCGCGAGGACATTCCTCCATTAATGGATTTTTTCCTGGATAAGTTCTCAACCCTCCATGGAAAAGAGGTTACCGGATTCACCAGCAGAGCAATGGATGCGCTGTATGACTACAACTTCCCGGGAAATATACGTGAGCTTGAGAATCTCATAGAGCGCGCCGTAATCCTCGCTGAAGACGGCCAGGCAATCGATCTCTCGCACTTGTTTGCCCCGGAGGACCTCCAGGCTTCGATGGTGCTCAAACTCAACAGCACCGGAAATCTCGAACAACGCCAGTCGCCCGCCATTGCCTCCAGATCTGATATCAGCGAGGTCATGGAAACCATGCTCAGCGATGGGATTTCAATCGAAGACTTCGAACACCGTCTCATGGAAAAAGCCGTTGAACTCGCCGACGGTAAATTGTCGAGAGCGGCGCGCATGCTGGGAATCACCCGGCCGCAACTGGCGTATCGACTGAAAAAACACCAGGAATCTACGCTGAACTGA